The Mycolicibacterium flavescens genome has a segment encoding these proteins:
- a CDS encoding STAS domain-containing protein: protein MLDGSTYRSLRDQIIQTALDEPQAVLVDIAGIDVPAASAWAVFSSARRHVDRWPGVPVVLLCGDTSTRAAIDDAGVTRHVPVFACAGSAIDRLNATSTPRLRRRARAELPAALPSLQRARELSAEWLTTWARTEMVSTVKVVVTTLVENVLQHTDSAPGLRVECSGHSVAVAVNDTSRAPALLREAATATGRPSGLRIVAALCRSWGNAPTTSGKTVWAVIGPENVTP, encoded by the coding sequence GTGCTGGACGGCAGCACGTATCGCTCGCTGCGCGATCAGATCATCCAGACAGCGCTCGACGAACCGCAGGCAGTCTTGGTCGACATCGCCGGTATCGACGTTCCAGCCGCTTCTGCCTGGGCGGTGTTCAGCAGCGCCCGACGGCACGTCGACCGGTGGCCCGGCGTGCCCGTGGTGCTGCTGTGTGGGGATACTTCGACGCGCGCTGCCATCGATGACGCCGGCGTCACCCGCCACGTACCGGTCTTCGCCTGCGCTGGGTCCGCCATCGACCGACTCAATGCGACCAGCACGCCTCGACTTCGCAGGCGGGCACGCGCCGAGCTGCCCGCCGCGCTACCCAGCCTTCAGCGAGCCAGGGAACTGAGTGCAGAGTGGCTGACGACCTGGGCCCGCACGGAGATGGTCTCGACGGTGAAGGTCGTGGTCACGACGTTGGTCGAAAACGTCCTGCAGCACACCGACAGCGCTCCCGGTCTGCGGGTGGAGTGCAGCGGTCACTCGGTGGCGGTCGCCGTCAACGACACAAGCCGCGCTCCCGCCCTACTCAGGGAAGCGGCCACAGCCACGGGACGACCGTCGGGGTTGCGGATCGTCGCGGCGCTCTGTCGCAGCTGGGGGAACGCGCCGACGACGTCAGGCAAGACGGTGTGGGCGGTGATTGGACCGGAGAACGTGACGCCGTGA
- the rutA_3 gene encoding putative F420-dependent oxidoreductase, Rv2161c family → MRFTYAEAMTDPTFYIPLAQAAEAAGYHAMTIADSVAYPFESDSRYPYTPDGSREFLDGKAFIEAFVLAGALSAVTSTLRFNFFVLKLPIRPPALVAKQAGSLAALFGNRLGLGVGTSPWPEDYELMDVPFARRGKRMDECIEIIRGLTTGEYFEFHGEFYDIPKTKMTPAPTEPIPILIGGHADAALKRAARNDGWMHGGGDAEELDRLLKQLKQFREEEGSTGPFEIHVISADAYTPDGIKRLEDKGVTDVIVGFRMPYITGPDAEPLGTKIRHLEKFAEKVIAKL, encoded by the coding sequence GTGCGGTTCACCTATGCCGAAGCGATGACCGATCCGACGTTCTACATTCCACTGGCACAAGCCGCAGAGGCGGCCGGCTACCACGCGATGACGATCGCCGACAGCGTCGCCTACCCGTTCGAGTCGGACTCCAGATACCCCTACACCCCGGACGGCAGCCGCGAATTCCTCGACGGCAAGGCGTTCATCGAGGCGTTCGTGCTCGCAGGCGCGCTGAGCGCGGTCACCAGCACGCTGCGGTTCAACTTCTTCGTCCTCAAGCTCCCCATCCGGCCGCCCGCGCTGGTGGCCAAACAGGCCGGCTCGCTGGCCGCTCTGTTCGGGAACCGTCTCGGCCTGGGCGTCGGCACCAGCCCGTGGCCCGAGGATTACGAGCTGATGGATGTGCCGTTCGCCAGGCGCGGTAAGCGCATGGACGAGTGCATCGAGATCATCAGGGGGCTGACCACCGGCGAGTACTTCGAGTTCCACGGCGAGTTCTACGACATCCCGAAAACGAAGATGACGCCGGCGCCCACCGAACCGATCCCGATCCTCATCGGGGGCCACGCCGACGCCGCGCTCAAGCGGGCCGCACGCAATGACGGCTGGATGCACGGTGGCGGCGACGCCGAGGAGCTGGACCGACTCCTCAAGCAGCTCAAGCAGTTTCGCGAAGAAGAAGGCAGTACCGGGCCGTTCGAGATTCACGTGATCTCCGCCGACGCGTACACGCCCGACGGCATCAAACGACTCGAAGACAAAGGCGTCACCGACGTCATCGTCGGGTTCCGGATGCCCTACATCACCGGACCGGACGCAGAACCGCTAGGCACCAAGATCCGTCACCTGGAGAAGTTCGCCGAGAAGGTCATCGCCAAGCTCTGA
- a CDS encoding integral membrane protein, whose translation MSAAKAMYKPLSMMSAVAGGLIAGKIFTEIWQRMHPDDEEPDPEDLNRSTREVFIAAAIQGLLVGVVRAALARGQAKSFQALTNENPE comes from the coding sequence GTGAGTGCGGCCAAAGCTATGTACAAACCCCTTTCGATGATGAGCGCCGTCGCGGGCGGACTCATCGCCGGCAAGATCTTCACCGAGATCTGGCAACGGATGCACCCGGACGACGAAGAGCCGGATCCGGAGGACCTCAACCGGTCGACGCGGGAGGTGTTCATCGCCGCCGCGATACAGGGCTTGCTCGTGGGCGTGGTGCGCGCGGCGCTGGCGCGCGGCCAGGCGAAGAGCTTCCAGGCGTTGACCAACGAGAACCCCGAGTAA
- a CDS encoding lipolytic enzyme, protein MSDVYDGLAALRMNDTDHGVRVRLTGHLDPIDGRYHWRGMVFDLASEIRLPQAVRISIADCTAEGQLTEVTPWGTHCVAGVGAPPYPLNG, encoded by the coding sequence ATGAGTGATGTGTATGACGGCCTCGCGGCCCTCCGGATGAACGACACCGATCACGGCGTGCGGGTGCGCCTGACCGGTCACCTCGATCCGATCGACGGCCGATACCACTGGCGCGGAATGGTTTTCGATCTGGCATCCGAGATCCGGCTGCCCCAGGCCGTGCGCATCTCGATCGCCGACTGCACCGCAGAGGGCCAGCTGACCGAGGTGACGCCGTGGGGCACGCACTGTGTTGCGGGCGTCGGCGCACCGCCCTACCCGTTGAACGGCTAG
- a CDS encoding P-aminobenzoate N-oxygenase AurF — translation MTTPVSSSRPTRENIAERLLKGSAKKSYAPAVDIDWDAPLDPDKFFLPPHTVTLYGTPLWDAMTREQQIELSRQELVNILSAGIWFENILNQALLRDLMHRDVRASSTHYSLTELGDETRHMVMFGKVIERLGADPVQPRRWQRAVINALPLLFRGPILWGAALVGEEIFDALQRQILENPELQPIVQRLMRIHVTEEARHIQYARDGLRRTRPHMGFTQRFVMSNLHGVGGPFYRYLLTIPAPYRRMGLDARAARRMALANNHHRSRKEAGFAPLASFFEEIDLMGPIARRMWRRSGFLPR, via the coding sequence ATGACGACACCGGTCAGCAGCTCCCGCCCGACGCGCGAAAACATCGCAGAACGCCTGCTCAAAGGCTCCGCCAAGAAGTCCTATGCACCGGCCGTGGACATCGACTGGGACGCACCGCTTGACCCCGACAAATTCTTCCTGCCGCCGCACACCGTGACCCTCTACGGCACGCCGCTGTGGGACGCGATGACCCGCGAGCAGCAGATTGAGTTGTCCCGTCAGGAATTGGTCAACATCCTGTCGGCGGGTATCTGGTTCGAGAACATCCTCAACCAGGCACTCCTGCGCGACCTGATGCACCGGGATGTGAGGGCGTCATCGACGCACTACTCGCTGACCGAACTCGGTGACGAGACACGGCATATGGTCATGTTCGGCAAAGTGATCGAGCGGCTCGGCGCCGACCCGGTGCAGCCCCGCCGGTGGCAGCGGGCCGTCATCAACGCACTCCCGCTGCTGTTCCGCGGACCGATCCTGTGGGGTGCCGCACTGGTCGGCGAGGAGATCTTCGACGCGCTGCAGCGCCAGATCCTCGAGAATCCCGAATTGCAGCCAATCGTCCAGCGGCTCATGCGCATCCACGTGACCGAGGAGGCGCGCCACATCCAGTACGCGCGCGACGGGCTGCGTCGCACCAGGCCTCACATGGGCTTCACCCAACGATTCGTGATGAGCAACCTGCACGGCGTCGGAGGACCGTTCTACCGCTACCTGCTGACCATCCCCGCCCCGTACCGGCGCATGGGTCTCGACGCCCGTGCCGCCCGCCGGATGGCATTGGCCAACAACCACCATCGAAGTCGGAAAGAGGCCGGTTTCGCGCCGCTGGCATCGTTCTTCGAAGAGATCGATCTGATGGGGCCGATCGCCCGCCGGATGTGGCGCCGTAGCGGATTTCTGCCTCGATGA
- the yihY gene encoding putative ribonuclease BN, whose translation MRTDEDDRTAQAPDPDDPRKPESPTDLTRPSLLYSMRKAVREFQKDECTDLAAALTYYAVLSIFPALVVMVSLLGVFGQGRRTVDALLDIASDVAPASALDTLRPTIEQLVNAPTAGFALVAGIVGALWTASGYVGAFGRAMNRIYEIDEGRPVWKLRPVQLLLTLIGLVMAAAVVFMLAVSGPVAQALGDAIGLGDAAVTAWNVVRWPLILLFVVLAVAILYYVTPNVQQPKFRWISGGAALAIVVWLLASLGFGLYVANFGSYNKTYGALAGVIVFLLWLWITNLALLFGAEVDAEVERGRQLQAGLPAEHELQLPPKDDHNIRKEEAAEKKDAKRARRLRLSRGRKH comes from the coding sequence ATGCGAACCGACGAGGACGACAGGACTGCCCAGGCACCTGACCCCGACGATCCCCGCAAACCCGAGTCGCCGACCGATCTCACCCGGCCGTCCCTGCTGTATTCGATGCGCAAGGCGGTGCGCGAGTTCCAAAAAGACGAGTGCACGGACCTGGCCGCGGCGCTGACCTACTACGCAGTGCTGTCGATCTTTCCCGCGCTGGTGGTCATGGTGTCGCTGCTGGGCGTGTTCGGGCAGGGCAGGCGCACGGTGGACGCGCTGCTCGACATCGCCTCGGATGTGGCGCCCGCGTCGGCGTTGGACACCCTGCGGCCGACGATCGAACAACTCGTCAACGCGCCGACGGCCGGATTCGCGTTGGTGGCGGGCATCGTGGGCGCGTTGTGGACCGCGTCGGGTTACGTCGGCGCGTTCGGTCGCGCGATGAACCGCATCTACGAAATCGATGAGGGCCGACCGGTGTGGAAGCTGCGACCGGTGCAGCTGCTGCTGACACTGATCGGTCTGGTGATGGCGGCTGCCGTGGTGTTCATGCTCGCGGTCAGCGGACCGGTTGCCCAGGCGCTCGGCGATGCGATCGGGTTGGGCGATGCGGCGGTCACGGCGTGGAACGTGGTTCGGTGGCCGCTGATCCTGCTCTTTGTCGTGCTTGCGGTCGCGATCCTGTACTACGTCACACCCAACGTCCAGCAGCCGAAATTCCGATGGATCAGCGGCGGCGCGGCGCTCGCGATCGTCGTGTGGCTGCTCGCGTCGCTGGGGTTCGGGCTCTACGTGGCCAACTTCGGCAGCTACAACAAGACGTACGGCGCGTTGGCCGGTGTCATCGTGTTCCTTCTGTGGTTGTGGATCACGAACCTGGCGCTGCTGTTCGGCGCGGAGGTGGACGCCGAGGTCGAGCGAGGCCGTCAACTGCAGGCCGGTCTGCCCGCCGAGCACGAGTTGCAGTTACCGCCCAAGGACGACCACAACATCCGCAAGGAAGAGGCTGCCGAGAAGAAGGATGCCAAGCGGGCCAGGCGGCTACGTCTGTCCCGCGGGCGCAAACACTGA
- a CDS encoding precorrin 6A synthase: MPSGPGGYVCPAGANTEGILAGVTRRIHVIGIGAGDPDYVTAQAVAALNDTQVFFAMDKGSRTRGGQNAEAKDDLVALRRHICQRFIREPGYRFVELSDPPRVRDVPDGPAYRQAVADWHAARARVWADAIENELAPDGVGGFLAWGDPSLYDSTLRILDTVAIHVDIDCDVIPGITAIQALTARHRIPLNDVGEPVLVTTGRQLRDHGLTGSAVVMLDADCSFLTCPPDTRIWWGAYLGTPDELLMAGTVGDVGEEIARVRADARQRHGWIMDTYLLRSANAHG, translated from the coding sequence ATGCCAAGCGGGCCAGGCGGCTACGTCTGTCCCGCGGGCGCAAACACTGAGGGCATACTCGCGGGCGTGACCCGTCGAATTCACGTCATCGGCATCGGCGCGGGCGACCCCGACTACGTCACCGCCCAAGCGGTGGCCGCGCTCAACGACACGCAGGTGTTTTTCGCGATGGACAAGGGATCCCGCACGCGAGGAGGACAAAATGCAGAAGCGAAGGACGACCTGGTGGCGCTGCGGCGACACATCTGCCAACGCTTCATCCGCGAGCCCGGATACCGCTTCGTCGAACTGTCCGACCCGCCGCGGGTCAGAGACGTCCCTGACGGGCCGGCGTACCGGCAAGCGGTGGCCGACTGGCACGCCGCGCGAGCGCGGGTGTGGGCCGACGCGATCGAGAACGAACTCGCGCCCGACGGCGTTGGCGGCTTCCTCGCGTGGGGCGACCCGTCGCTCTACGACAGCACCCTGCGCATCCTGGACACCGTCGCGATTCACGTCGACATCGACTGCGACGTCATCCCGGGCATCACCGCGATCCAGGCGCTCACCGCGCGACATCGCATCCCCCTCAACGACGTCGGCGAACCGGTGCTGGTCACCACCGGCAGACAACTGCGCGACCACGGCCTGACCGGAAGCGCGGTCGTGATGCTCGACGCCGACTGTTCGTTTCTGACGTGCCCGCCTGACACCCGCATCTGGTGGGGCGCCTATCTCGGTACACCCGACGAATTGCTGATGGCCGGCACCGTCGGTGACGTCGGTGAAGAGATCGCCCGGGTGCGCGCCGACGCGCGGCAGCGTCACGGCTGGATCATGGACACCTATCTGCTGCGGTCGGCGAACGCACACGGTTGA
- the guaD_1 gene encoding cytidine/deoxycytidylate deaminase → MDFVQRTVDLARRNVEEGGRPFATVIARDGEVLAESANQVAQTHDPTAHAEILAIRKACTKLGTEHLTGATIYVLAHPCPMCLGSLYYCSPDEVVFLTTRDDYARYYVDDRKYFELNTFYDEFAKNWDERRLPMRYQPDDAAIEVYRLWMQRNDPERRGE, encoded by the coding sequence GTGGATTTCGTACAACGGACCGTGGATCTGGCACGACGAAACGTCGAGGAGGGCGGTCGCCCGTTCGCGACCGTCATCGCCAGAGACGGTGAGGTGCTGGCCGAGAGCGCCAATCAGGTTGCCCAGACGCATGATCCGACCGCACACGCCGAGATCCTGGCGATCCGGAAGGCGTGCACGAAGCTCGGCACCGAGCACCTGACCGGCGCCACCATCTACGTTCTCGCCCACCCGTGCCCGATGTGTCTGGGCTCGTTGTACTACTGCTCCCCCGACGAAGTCGTCTTTCTGACCACCCGCGACGACTACGCCCGCTACTACGTCGACGATCGAAAGTACTTCGAGCTCAACACCTTCTACGACGAATTCGCCAAGAACTGGGACGAACGGCGGCTGCCGATGCGCTATCAGCCCGACGACGCCGCGATCGAGGTCTACCGGCTGTGGATGCAGCGCAACGACCCCGAGCGCCGGGGCGAGTGA
- a CDS encoding membrane spanning protein: MSFLLRAALTGIALWVVTLLVPGIRFVGAESQLQEIGIIFVVAVVFGLVNAIIKPIVQIISIPLYILTLGLIHIVINALMLWITSWITEHTTHWGLYIDDFWWTAIWAAIVLSIVSWLLSLVTGGAVRRD, translated from the coding sequence ATGTCGTTCCTCTTGCGGGCCGCTTTGACCGGCATCGCGCTGTGGGTGGTGACGCTGCTCGTCCCAGGAATCAGGTTCGTGGGGGCCGAATCGCAACTGCAGGAAATCGGCATCATCTTCGTCGTCGCGGTGGTCTTCGGTCTGGTCAACGCGATCATCAAGCCGATCGTGCAGATCATCTCCATCCCGCTCTACATCCTGACTCTCGGCCTGATCCACATCGTCATCAACGCGTTGATGTTGTGGATCACGTCGTGGATCACCGAGCACACGACGCACTGGGGCCTCTACATCGACGACTTCTGGTGGACGGCGATCTGGGCCGCGATCGTGCTGTCGATCGTGAGTTGGCTGCTGTCGCTGGTCACTGGTGGTGCCGTGCGACGCGATTGA
- the mutM_1 gene encoding formamidopyrimidine-DNA glycosylase, whose translation MPELPEVEALADHLRRHAVGQTVGRIDVSAFSVLKTFDPPITALHGQTVTGADRWGKYLGLKVGDLHLITHLSRAGWLRWSDKLAAAPLKPGKGPIALRVHLGPPGEGAGFDLTEAGTQKRLAVWVVDDPVKVPGIATLGPDALSLGPDDLAGLLAANRGRIKTVITDQKVIAGIGNAYSDEILHVARISPFATAAKLTDAQLSALHDAMIGVLSDAVTRSVGQQAATLKGEKRSGLRVHARAGLPCPVCGDTVREVSFADKSFQYCPTCQTGGKVLADRRLSRLLK comes from the coding sequence ATGCCCGAACTTCCCGAAGTCGAAGCACTCGCCGACCACCTGCGCCGCCACGCCGTCGGCCAGACGGTGGGACGCATCGACGTATCGGCGTTCTCGGTGCTCAAGACCTTCGACCCGCCGATCACCGCGCTCCACGGTCAGACCGTCACCGGAGCCGACCGGTGGGGGAAGTACCTCGGTCTGAAGGTCGGCGATCTGCACCTGATCACCCATCTGTCGCGCGCGGGGTGGTTGCGCTGGTCGGACAAGCTGGCGGCGGCGCCGCTGAAGCCGGGCAAGGGGCCAATCGCGTTGCGTGTACACCTCGGGCCCCCGGGCGAGGGCGCGGGTTTCGACCTCACCGAGGCCGGCACACAGAAACGGCTCGCGGTGTGGGTGGTCGACGATCCGGTCAAGGTTCCCGGCATCGCCACGCTGGGTCCCGACGCGCTGTCGCTGGGGCCCGACGACCTCGCCGGGTTGCTCGCGGCCAACAGGGGGCGGATCAAGACGGTGATTACCGACCAGAAGGTCATCGCGGGTATCGGCAACGCCTACAGCGACGAGATTCTGCACGTCGCGCGGATCTCCCCGTTCGCGACGGCGGCCAAGCTGACCGACGCGCAGCTGTCGGCGCTGCACGACGCGATGATCGGTGTGCTCTCCGATGCGGTGACCCGCTCGGTGGGCCAGCAGGCCGCGACGCTCAAGGGTGAGAAGCGGTCCGGCCTACGCGTGCACGCTCGAGCCGGGCTGCCCTGCCCCGTCTGCGGCGACACCGTGCGCGAAGTGTCGTTCGCAGACAAGTCGTTTCAGTACTGCCCGACGTGCCAGACGGGCGGCAAGGTGCTCGCCGATCGGCGGCTGTCGCGGCTACTCAAGTGA
- a CDS encoding chorismate mutase has product MILLRSATFLLVALFVALSPGVAAGQPASGLYRLVDTAAQRLATADDVAAAKWINGGPITDRQRADAVLDAVAADASARGIDQGYVRAVFTNQIDATEGVEYTRFGQWKFDPASAPNTAPDLNATRSQIDEFNKAMVDEIAQQWNSLHAPNCTFELKHAIDAVVNARQLDPLYRHALSAATRSYCKLT; this is encoded by the coding sequence ATGATTCTTTTGCGGAGCGCTACATTCCTGCTCGTGGCCCTGTTCGTCGCGCTCTCCCCTGGGGTCGCCGCCGGTCAACCCGCTTCTGGGCTCTACCGGTTGGTCGACACCGCTGCGCAGCGCCTGGCGACGGCCGACGATGTCGCGGCCGCCAAGTGGATCAACGGCGGGCCGATCACGGACCGGCAGCGCGCCGATGCTGTCCTGGATGCTGTCGCCGCCGACGCCTCCGCGCGCGGCATCGACCAGGGGTATGTGCGCGCGGTCTTCACCAACCAGATCGACGCCACCGAGGGTGTGGAGTACACCCGCTTCGGTCAGTGGAAGTTCGACCCCGCCTCCGCCCCTAACACCGCACCCGACCTGAACGCGACACGTTCGCAGATCGACGAGTTCAACAAGGCCATGGTCGATGAGATTGCGCAGCAGTGGAATTCGCTGCACGCACCGAACTGCACGTTCGAACTCAAACACGCGATCGACGCCGTCGTCAACGCCCGCCAACTCGACCCGCTCTACCGGCACGCGCTGTCGGCGGCCACCCGGTCGTACTGCAAGCTCACTTGA
- the fabG_6 gene encoding short-chain dehydrogenase: MTRQKILITGASSGLGAGMARAFAAKGRDLALCARRIDRLDELKAELLERHRGINVAVAALDVTDHEQVPKVFAELSDELGGIDRVIVNAGVGKGAPLGSGKLWANKATIETNLVAALVQIETALEMFKKAGSGHLVLVSSVLGNKGVPGVKAAYAASKAGVSSLGESLRAEYAHGPIKVTVLEPGYIESEMTAKSQSTTLMVDNETGVRAMVAAIERESGRAAVPWWPWAPLVKVLRVLPPQLTTPFA, from the coding sequence GTGACTCGGCAGAAGATATTGATCACCGGTGCGAGCTCCGGGCTGGGCGCCGGGATGGCCCGCGCATTCGCCGCAAAGGGCCGTGACCTGGCGTTGTGTGCCCGGCGCATCGACCGACTCGATGAACTCAAAGCCGAGCTGCTCGAGCGGCATCGCGGGATCAACGTCGCTGTCGCCGCCCTCGACGTCACCGATCACGAGCAGGTGCCCAAGGTGTTCGCCGAGCTCAGCGATGAACTCGGCGGCATCGACCGCGTCATCGTCAATGCCGGCGTGGGCAAGGGTGCGCCGCTGGGCTCGGGCAAACTGTGGGCGAACAAAGCCACCATCGAAACGAATCTCGTTGCGGCACTTGTCCAAATCGAGACCGCGCTCGAGATGTTCAAGAAGGCCGGCAGCGGACACCTGGTGCTGGTTTCGTCGGTTCTCGGAAACAAGGGCGTGCCCGGCGTCAAGGCCGCCTACGCCGCCAGCAAGGCCGGCGTGTCGTCGCTCGGGGAATCCTTGCGCGCGGAGTACGCGCACGGGCCGATCAAGGTCACGGTGCTCGAACCCGGTTACATCGAGTCCGAGATGACGGCGAAATCGCAGTCGACGACGTTGATGGTGGACAACGAAACCGGCGTGCGGGCAATGGTCGCCGCGATCGAACGCGAAAGTGGGCGCGCGGCGGTTCCGTGGTGGCCGTGGGCCCCGCTGGTCAAAGTCCTGCGGGTACTGCCGCCGCAACTGACAACGCCGTTCGCCTGA
- a CDS encoding NAD-dependent epimerase/dehydratase, producing MRVLLTGGTGFVGAWTAKAVADAGHQVRFLVRDPARLKTSAAEIGVATDDYAVGDIADAESTAAAMDGCDAVIHSAAMVSVDPRQADKMLRTNLDGAHNVLGVAAERGLDPIIHVSSFTALFDPNCSVLHADLPVVGGSDGYGKSKAEVEKYARGLQDAGAPVSITYPGMVLGPPAGNQFGEAAEGVQAAVQMRGVPGRGAAWIVVDVRDLAALHAALLEPGKGPRRYMAGGKRVPIADLATMIGKAANMSLRVYPVPDTLLRNIGKVVDVVGPLLPFDAPVTAAAMQYYTQMPSSDDSPSETELGISYRDPQETLADTVSGLRRVGRL from the coding sequence ATGAGGGTGCTGTTGACCGGGGGTACCGGGTTTGTCGGGGCGTGGACGGCGAAAGCGGTGGCCGATGCGGGTCACCAGGTGAGGTTTCTGGTCCGCGATCCGGCCCGGCTCAAGACGAGCGCCGCGGAGATCGGCGTCGCGACCGACGACTACGCCGTAGGCGACATCGCCGACGCCGAGTCGACCGCCGCGGCGATGGATGGTTGCGACGCCGTAATCCACTCGGCGGCAATGGTTTCAGTGGACCCTCGGCAGGCCGACAAGATGCTGCGGACCAACCTCGACGGTGCCCACAACGTGCTCGGTGTGGCTGCGGAACGTGGCCTCGACCCGATCATCCACGTCTCCAGCTTCACGGCGTTGTTCGACCCCAACTGCAGCGTTCTCCATGCCGACCTCCCGGTGGTGGGCGGGTCCGACGGCTACGGGAAGTCGAAAGCGGAGGTGGAGAAGTACGCGCGAGGCCTCCAGGATGCGGGTGCGCCGGTGAGCATCACGTACCCGGGCATGGTGCTGGGGCCGCCGGCGGGCAACCAGTTCGGTGAAGCGGCAGAAGGTGTTCAAGCCGCGGTCCAGATGCGTGGGGTGCCGGGCCGCGGTGCCGCGTGGATCGTGGTCGACGTTCGAGACCTGGCCGCGTTGCATGCGGCGTTACTCGAGCCGGGCAAGGGACCACGCCGATATATGGCCGGCGGCAAGCGAGTTCCGATCGCCGACCTGGCGACGATGATCGGGAAGGCGGCGAACATGTCGCTGCGGGTGTACCCGGTACCGGATACGTTGTTGCGCAACATCGGAAAGGTAGTCGACGTCGTGGGCCCGCTTCTGCCCTTCGACGCGCCGGTCACCGCGGCGGCGATGCAGTACTACACGCAGATGCCGTCGTCTGACGATTCGCCCAGCGAGACCGAACTGGGAATCTCGTACCGCGATCCCCAGGAAACGCTGGCGGACACCGTTTCCGGGTTGAGACGAGTCGGAAGGCTGTGA
- a CDS encoding XRE family transcriptional regulator translates to MTRAELAALIDVNPQTVGALERGDHYPSLDLAFRICDVFGLPVEAVFSRTEFTPLSTELYRTNTRSQGGDRDVPVDPAG, encoded by the coding sequence ATGACCCGAGCCGAGCTCGCCGCGCTGATCGACGTGAACCCGCAGACGGTCGGCGCGCTCGAACGTGGCGACCACTATCCGAGCCTGGACCTGGCGTTCCGGATCTGCGATGTCTTCGGTCTCCCCGTCGAGGCGGTGTTCTCCCGAACGGAGTTCACCCCGTTGTCCACCGAGCTCTACCGCACGAACACCCGATCGCAAGGAGGAGACCGAGATGTCCCCGTCGACCCGGCAGGCTGA